One stretch of Nomascus leucogenys isolate Asia chromosome 7b, Asia_NLE_v1, whole genome shotgun sequence DNA includes these proteins:
- the LOC100590022 gene encoding GTP-binding nuclear protein Ran-like: MAGQGELQVQFKLALVGDGGTGKTTFVKHHLTGEFEKKCIATLGVEVHPLVFHTNRGPIKFNVWDTATQEKFGGLRDGYYIQAQCAIIMFDVTSRVTYKNVPTWHRDQARACENIPIMLCGNKVDIKNRKGKAKSVVFHQKNNLQYYDISAKSNYNFEKPFRWLARQLTGDPNLEFVAMSALSPPEVVMDPALAAQYEHDLEVAQTTALPD, from the coding sequence ATGGCTGGACAGGGAGAACTCCAGGTCCAGTTCAAACTTGCATTGGTTGGTGATGGTGGCACTGGGAAAACGACCTTCGTGAAACATCATTTGACTGGTGAATTTGAGAAGAAGTGTATAGCCACCTTAGGTGTTGAGGTTCATCCCCTAGTGTTCCACACCAACAGAGGACCTATTAAGTTCAATGTATGGGACACAGCCACCCAGGAGAAGTTCGGTGGACTGAGAGATGGCTATTATATCCAAGCCCAGTGTGCCATTATAATGTTTGATGTAACATCAAGAGTTACTTACAAGAATGTGCCTACCTGGCATAGAGATCAGGCGCGAGCATGTGAAAACATCCCCATCATGTTGTGTGGCAACAAAGTGGATATTAAGAACAGGAAAGGGAAGGCAAAATCCGTTGTCTTCCACCAAAAGAACAATCTTCAGTACTACGACATTTCTGCCAAAAGTAACTACAACTTTGAAAAGCCCTTCCGCTGGCTTGCTAGGCAGCTCACTGGAGACCCTAACTTGGAATTTGTTGCCATGTCTGCTCTCTCCCCACCGGAGGTTGTCATGGACCCAGCTTTGGCAGCACAGTATGAGCACGACTTAGAGGTTGCTCAGACAACTGCTCTCCCGGATTAG